One Pullulanibacillus sp. KACC 23026 DNA segment encodes these proteins:
- the spoVAD gene encoding stage V sporulation protein AD — MRQGKQTWVFDQSLYLTSTGTTGGPLEKKGPLGSTIDKTYDQLYAGEKTWEKAERKLMREAIDICLKNINKKPDEIDFFFAGDLLNQTVTSNYIANELKIPYFGLFGACSTSMEALGLGAHFVDTGRADMVLTAVSSHNASAERQFRNPTEYGGPKLGTTTFTVTGAGASIVSRTPSPIKITATTFGKVQDWGITNASDLGSAMAPAAADTIEQHFKDTGRKVTDYDMIVTGDLSSIGSPILRELMWERGYDISMVHQDCGLMIYSPDQPVFAGGSGAACSAVVTYSYLTQLLRKKEVKRIFVVATGALFNPTMIQQKESIPCIAHGVVLEAAEGGLG, encoded by the coding sequence TTGACCAATCCCTATATCTAACATCGACAGGAACAACAGGAGGTCCGTTAGAAAAAAAGGGCCCTTTAGGTTCAACGATTGATAAAACCTATGATCAGCTTTATGCAGGTGAGAAAACATGGGAGAAAGCTGAACGAAAGCTGATGCGTGAAGCGATCGATATTTGTTTAAAAAACATAAATAAAAAGCCTGATGAGATCGATTTCTTTTTTGCGGGCGATTTACTTAACCAAACCGTCACCTCTAACTATATTGCCAATGAATTAAAAATTCCTTATTTTGGCTTATTTGGAGCCTGCTCAACCTCAATGGAGGCGTTAGGATTAGGCGCTCATTTTGTCGATACCGGGCGGGCCGATATGGTCTTAACGGCAGTCAGCAGTCATAATGCATCGGCAGAACGGCAATTTCGTAATCCAACTGAATACGGCGGTCCCAAACTCGGGACAACCACGTTTACCGTTACAGGAGCAGGTGCTTCTATTGTCAGCCGCACTCCTTCTCCAATCAAAATCACCGCAACTACATTTGGGAAAGTCCAGGACTGGGGGATTACGAATGCAAGCGACTTAGGTTCGGCCATGGCACCGGCTGCTGCTGACACGATTGAGCAGCATTTTAAAGATACCGGTCGAAAGGTAACGGATTATGACATGATTGTGACCGGTGATTTATCGAGTATCGGCAGTCCAATACTTAGGGAGTTAATGTGGGAAAGAGGCTATGACATCAGCATGGTCCATCAGGATTGCGGTTTGATGATTTATAGTCCGGACCAGCCCGTTTTTGCTGGAGGAAGCGGTGCTGCTTGTTCAGCCGTTGTCACGTATAGTTATCTCACACAGTTGCTCCGAAAAAAAGAAGTCAAACGAATTTTTGTTGTCGCGACCGGTGCTTTGTTTAACCCAACAATGATTCAGCAGAAAGAATCGATTCCTTGTATTGCACATGGGGTAGTTTTAGAAGCAGCAGAAGGAGGGTTAGGATGA
- a CDS encoding spore germination protein, with protein MKDRLDIGTNFDVGVREMKILDHDIGAYYCTGLCDSSFIIELFRELLRIEHIHRTGVNVKDAIKNHLAHQQVMEIKTLDEVVDQMLSGLIVILIDGEEVGLVVDVRSYPGRTPEEPDIERVVRGAKDGFTENIIVNTALIRRRIRDERYRNEIMRVGERSKTDVCICYLQDVANPGLLKTLKKALKQIEVDGIPMADKTLEEYIVKQGWNPFPLVRYTQRPDVAAAHLLEGHILVICDTSPSVIIFPTTFFHHMQHAEEYRQTPIVGALLRLARFTAVLTSILIVPLWILMVMHPDLLPHWLEFIGPNKKGHIPLWMQIVIAEIGIEIIRMAAVHTPTSLSTALGLIAAVLIGQIAVQVGVFSPEVILYISIATIGSYATPSYELGLANKVVRVFITILAMIFGVPGFTIGLTLVVLYLARCQNLNTPYLWPFIPFNPKAFLDIMIRTAMPDSQIRPSIVRPQDSTTQPTN; from the coding sequence ATGAAAGATCGCCTGGATATTGGCACGAATTTCGATGTCGGGGTACGCGAGATGAAAATTCTCGATCATGACATCGGAGCGTATTATTGCACAGGATTATGTGACTCCTCTTTCATTATTGAGCTTTTCAGAGAGCTGTTAAGAATTGAACACATCCATCGAACAGGGGTTAATGTAAAAGATGCCATCAAAAATCATCTAGCGCATCAACAAGTGATGGAAATTAAAACGTTAGATGAAGTAGTCGACCAGATGTTGTCAGGTCTTATTGTCATCTTAATAGATGGTGAAGAAGTCGGACTTGTAGTGGATGTGAGAAGTTATCCTGGTCGAACTCCGGAGGAACCCGATATTGAACGGGTTGTTCGTGGAGCGAAGGATGGCTTTACCGAAAATATAATCGTTAATACAGCGCTTATCCGCAGAAGAATCCGTGATGAACGGTACAGAAATGAAATTATGCGAGTAGGAGAACGGTCTAAGACGGATGTGTGTATCTGTTATTTACAAGATGTGGCGAACCCGGGTTTATTAAAAACGCTCAAAAAAGCATTAAAGCAAATAGAAGTGGATGGCATTCCGATGGCGGATAAAACGCTTGAGGAGTATATCGTTAAACAAGGATGGAATCCGTTTCCATTAGTGCGTTATACCCAAAGACCGGATGTCGCAGCGGCGCACCTATTAGAGGGACATATTCTTGTCATTTGCGATACATCACCAAGTGTCATTATTTTCCCAACAACATTCTTTCACCATATGCAGCATGCGGAAGAATATCGGCAAACCCCAATTGTTGGGGCATTGCTTCGATTGGCTCGATTCACAGCCGTGTTGACGTCGATCTTAATCGTTCCATTATGGATCCTCATGGTGATGCATCCTGATTTGCTCCCGCACTGGCTAGAGTTCATAGGGCCAAACAAAAAAGGCCATATTCCATTATGGATGCAAATTGTTATTGCAGAAATTGGGATCGAGATTATCCGAATGGCGGCGGTCCACACGCCGACTTCTTTATCAACCGCACTCGGTTTGATTGCAGCGGTGTTAATTGGCCAGATTGCGGTACAGGTCGGCGTGTTTTCACCGGAAGTGATCCTCTATATTTCAATTGCGACAATTGGTTCCTATGCCACTCCAAGTTATGAATTAGGTCTGGCGAACAAGGTGGTGCGGGTATTTATAACGATATTAGCGATGATTTTTGGAGTGCCGGGCTTTACGATTGGGTTAACCCTGGTTGTTTTATATTTAGCACGCTGTCAAAATCTCAATACCCCTTACCTCTGGCCTTTCATCCCATTTAATCCAAAAGCCTTTTTGGATATTATGATTCGAACAGCGATGCCAGATTCTCAAATTCGTCCAAGCATTGTACGTCCCCAAGACAGTACCACACAACCAACCAATTAA
- a CDS encoding stage V sporulation protein AE: MKRQVILVTDGDKYATEAVVKAGEQLGCPALLCSSGNPSSMNGKELVEAILQCDKEPVLVMFDDGGFNGVGSGESALRYVVNHPDIITLGAIAVASNSDSKEWTHIDIAIDRFGELTPYGVDKEGYPEHDLGRLFGDTVYSLDELDLPVVVGVGDIGKLRGVDDAEHGAPITKKAIELILERSGNYRPEYSGLSRADKTTD; encoded by the coding sequence ATGAAACGCCAAGTCATACTAGTAACAGATGGTGATAAATATGCGACGGAAGCGGTTGTGAAAGCGGGTGAGCAATTGGGATGTCCAGCCCTTTTATGTTCTTCAGGCAATCCCTCTTCAATGAATGGCAAAGAATTAGTCGAGGCCATTTTGCAATGTGACAAGGAACCGGTTTTGGTCATGTTCGATGATGGCGGGTTTAACGGAGTAGGGTCAGGTGAATCGGCTCTTCGCTATGTGGTGAATCATCCCGATATTATCACGCTCGGCGCCATTGCAGTGGCTTCTAACAGCGATTCGAAGGAGTGGACCCATATTGACATTGCCATTGATCGGTTTGGGGAATTAACGCCTTATGGGGTTGATAAAGAAGGCTATCCCGAGCATGATCTGGGCCGATTATTTGGGGATACGGTCTACAGTCTCGATGAGTTAGATTTGCCAGTTGTAGTTGGAGTAGGAGATATAGGAAAGCTTAGAGGGGTGGATGATGCGGAACACGGGGCGCCCATCACCAAGAAAGCCATTGAACTTATACTCGAAAGGAGTGGTAACTATCGCCCAGAATACAGCGGCTTATCAAGAGCCGATAAAACGACGGATTAA
- the spoVAE gene encoding stage V sporulation protein AE, which translates to MIFLWAFLVGGIICVVGQLLLDVFKLTPAHVVVIFVVLGAFLDSFGLYDQLIEFAGAGATVPITSFGHSLLHGAMLEADEHGYLGILMGIFNLTAAGISSAILFGFLVALIFRPRG; encoded by the coding sequence ATGATCTTTCTTTGGGCATTTTTAGTCGGCGGCATTATCTGTGTGGTCGGTCAGCTTCTATTAGATGTCTTTAAACTAACACCTGCACATGTTGTGGTTATATTTGTTGTCTTAGGAGCCTTTCTCGATTCCTTTGGGCTTTACGATCAATTAATTGAGTTCGCTGGAGCAGGCGCGACCGTCCCCATTACAAGTTTTGGCCACTCACTCCTTCATGGGGCTATGCTTGAAGCCGACGAACATGGTTATTTAGGAATCTTAATGGGAATTTTTAATTTAACGGCAGCTGGTATTTCATCCGCCATCCTATTTGGTTTTCTTGTTGCGCTAATTTTTAGACCGAGAGGGTGA